A window of Longispora fulva contains these coding sequences:
- a CDS encoding GNAT family N-acetyltransferase, which produces MTEFHILADDSVWRAGWEQRVEARHLEVGLSEESWDSRLPRLRAYRDRGEEHAVAAVQDGGTRVGYVAVALDNAQTRIDDIWIEPDHREHGHGRAARDWAEAWGRERGAHRVFLQALEPTPVFDDYPLRAQTMVKVLGAAPDLPAGVLGRPMSAAEYPTWLENDIIGYMADIVDSGSMEPEAARRKADEDFANLLPQGLDSPDNTLWTVEAGGEGVAFLWLKHHTSPGQSFVYSVSTSPAHRGKGYGRAAMILGERATLDAGDQALLLNVFGHNRVAINLYDSLGYAVLDQSRSTDGTSSTS; this is translated from the coding sequence ATGACCGAATTTCATATTCTCGCCGATGACTCTGTCTGGCGTGCTGGTTGGGAACAGCGGGTCGAAGCCCGGCACCTCGAGGTGGGCCTGTCGGAGGAGTCCTGGGACTCCCGGCTCCCCCGGTTGCGGGCGTACCGGGACCGGGGCGAGGAGCACGCGGTGGCGGCCGTGCAGGACGGCGGGACGCGCGTCGGCTACGTGGCCGTGGCCCTGGACAACGCGCAGACCCGGATCGACGACATCTGGATCGAGCCGGACCACCGGGAGCACGGCCACGGCCGGGCCGCCCGGGACTGGGCCGAGGCGTGGGGCCGCGAGCGCGGGGCGCACCGGGTGTTCCTCCAGGCACTGGAGCCCACCCCGGTGTTCGACGACTACCCGCTGCGCGCGCAGACCATGGTGAAGGTGCTGGGGGCGGCCCCGGACCTGCCGGCGGGGGTGCTGGGGCGGCCGATGTCGGCGGCGGAGTACCCGACGTGGTTGGAGAACGACATCATCGGCTACATGGCCGACATCGTGGACTCCGGCAGCATGGAGCCCGAGGCGGCCCGGCGCAAGGCCGACGAGGACTTCGCGAACCTGCTCCCGCAGGGTCTGGACTCCCCGGACAACACCCTGTGGACGGTCGAGGCCGGCGGCGAGGGCGTGGCCTTCCTCTGGCTGAAGCACCACACGTCCCCGGGCCAGAGCTTCGTGTACTCGGTGTCCACCTCCCCGGCCCACCGGGGCAAGGGCTACGGCCGGGCGGCGATGATCCTCGGCGAGCGGGCGACCCTCGACGCCGGCGACCAGGCGTTGCTGCTCAACGTGTTCGGCCACAACCGGGTGGCGATCAACCTGTACGACAGCCTCGGCTACGCGGTGCTCGACCAGTCCCGGTCGACGGACGGCACGAGCTCCACCTCGTAG
- a CDS encoding STAS domain-containing protein codes for MLRLVDGGERVTLVGRLDGQTVAGIREQLHAALAEGHGPLVVELSAVDIIDAAGLGMLVAAQQKAVRAGRRIVLRGTPARFARLLRATRLDRVLPDERALLAA; via the coding sequence ATGCTGAGACTGGTAGACGGGGGCGAGCGGGTCACGCTCGTCGGGCGGTTGGACGGACAGACTGTCGCGGGCATCCGCGAGCAGCTGCACGCCGCGCTCGCCGAGGGACATGGTCCGCTCGTCGTGGAACTCTCGGCGGTGGACATCATCGACGCGGCGGGGCTGGGCATGCTCGTCGCCGCTCAGCAGAAGGCTGTCCGGGCCGGGCGTCGGATCGTGCTGCGGGGCACCCCGGCCCGGTTCGCCCGGCTGTTGCGGGCCACGCGTCTCGACCGCGTTCTGCCGGATGAGCGCGCGCTGTTGGCTGCGTGA
- a CDS encoding ATP-binding cassette domain-containing protein — MTPTIMAEGLVKRYGQLTALDGLDLAVPEGTVLGLLGPNGAGKTTAVRILTTLLRPDAGRAFVAGIDVLHHPQEVRRVMGLSGQYAAVDEYLTGYENLEMIGRLYHLGKKTARARANELLERFTLTDAANRPVKTYSGGMRRRLDLAGALVAKPPVIFMDEPTTGLDPRSRLGMWDVIGERVRQGATVLLTTQYLEEADQLCDDIVVIDHGRAIAHGTPEELKRTVGGERLALTLRNAQDLNLALPIMRGVGTGEPQVDHETHQITIPVTRGAPALVAAVRELDATGVEPVDLAVHRPTLDDVFMQLTGERVSTEEVTA, encoded by the coding sequence ATGACCCCGACGATCATGGCCGAGGGGCTGGTCAAGAGGTACGGGCAGCTCACGGCACTCGATGGCCTGGACCTGGCGGTCCCGGAGGGCACAGTGCTCGGACTGCTCGGCCCCAACGGCGCGGGCAAGACGACGGCCGTGCGCATCCTGACCACCCTGCTGCGACCCGACGCCGGGCGCGCGTTCGTCGCGGGGATCGACGTGCTCCACCACCCGCAGGAGGTCCGGCGCGTGATGGGACTGTCCGGACAGTACGCGGCCGTGGACGAGTACCTGACCGGGTACGAGAACCTCGAGATGATCGGCCGGCTGTACCACCTGGGCAAGAAGACCGCCCGGGCCAGGGCCAACGAGCTGCTCGAACGGTTCACGCTCACGGATGCCGCCAACCGCCCGGTGAAGACCTACTCCGGGGGCATGCGCCGCCGGCTCGACCTGGCCGGCGCGCTCGTCGCCAAACCCCCGGTGATCTTCATGGACGAGCCGACCACCGGGCTCGACCCGCGCAGCCGGCTCGGGATGTGGGACGTGATCGGCGAGCGGGTCCGGCAGGGGGCGACGGTGCTGCTGACGACGCAGTACCTGGAGGAGGCCGACCAGCTCTGCGACGACATCGTGGTGATCGACCACGGCCGGGCCATCGCGCACGGCACCCCCGAGGAGCTCAAACGCACCGTCGGCGGCGAACGGCTGGCCCTGACCCTGCGCAACGCCCAGGACCTGAACCTGGCCCTGCCGATCATGCGCGGGGTCGGCACGGGCGAGCCGCAGGTCGACCACGAGACCCACCAGATCACGATCCCGGTCACCCGGGGCGCCCCGGCCCTGGTGGCCGCCGTCCGCGAACTGGACGCCACCGGGGTCGAGCCCGTGGACCTGGCCGTGCACCGGCCGACCCTCGACGACGTGTTCATGCAGCTGACCGGCGAGCGGGTCTCGACAGAGGAGGTGACGGCGTGA
- a CDS encoding cob(I)yrinic acid a,c-diamide adenosyltransferase, with protein MSGVHLTRIYTKTGDAGTTGLGDFSRVPKTDPRIEAYADTDETNAVIGLVLSLGNPADDVRAVLAQVNNDLFDVGADLCNPITDLPAYPPLRVTEEYVTRLEGWCDEFNGRLAKLDSFILPGGTPAAALLHQARTVSRRAERRVWALIEADPDRTNVLAAKYLNRLSDLLFILGRVANPDGDVKWVPGGGAA; from the coding sequence ATGTCTGGAGTCCACCTCACCCGCATCTATACGAAGACCGGCGACGCCGGCACCACCGGCCTCGGTGACTTCTCCCGGGTGCCCAAGACCGACCCCCGGATCGAGGCGTACGCCGACACGGACGAGACCAACGCCGTGATCGGCCTGGTCCTGTCCCTCGGCAACCCCGCCGACGACGTGCGGGCCGTCCTGGCCCAGGTCAACAACGACCTGTTCGACGTGGGCGCCGACCTGTGCAACCCGATCACCGACCTTCCGGCGTATCCCCCGCTGCGGGTGACCGAGGAGTACGTGACCCGGCTCGAGGGCTGGTGCGACGAGTTCAACGGGCGGCTGGCGAAGCTCGACTCCTTCATCCTGCCCGGGGGCACGCCGGCCGCCGCGCTGCTGCACCAGGCGCGCACCGTGTCCCGACGGGCCGAACGCCGGGTGTGGGCCCTGATCGAGGCCGACCCGGACCGGACGAACGTGCTGGCGGCGAAGTACCTGAACCGGCTGTCGGACCTGCTCTTCATCCTCGGTCGGGTGGCCAACCCCGACGGCGACGTGAAGTGGGTGCCGGGCGGCGGGGCCGCGTGA
- a CDS encoding DUF2550 domain-containing protein produces MHAVIAIGIGVLALLCLLAMLFVRRLMIARGGGTVDMSIRLTSSVAGRGWAVGMGRFAGRELRWYRLFSLAPNPRRILLRPELSVVSKRSPDGAEQLAMPADSVILQLNSGRGPVEIAIADAALTGFLSWLEAAGPGRH; encoded by the coding sequence ATGCACGCAGTCATAGCGATCGGGATCGGCGTCCTTGCCCTGCTCTGCCTGCTCGCCATGCTCTTCGTCCGCCGCCTCATGATCGCCCGGGGCGGCGGAACTGTCGACATGTCCATCCGGCTGACCTCCAGCGTCGCCGGCCGGGGATGGGCGGTCGGCATGGGCCGCTTCGCCGGCCGTGAGCTGCGGTGGTACAGGCTGTTCAGCCTCGCCCCCAACCCGCGTCGGATCCTGCTCCGCCCCGAGCTGTCGGTGGTGTCCAAGCGGTCACCGGACGGCGCTGAGCAGCTCGCGATGCCGGCGGACAGCGTGATCCTGCAGTTGAACAGCGGCCGGGGGCCGGTGGAGATCGCGATCGCCGACGCCGCCCTGACGGGCTTCCTGAGCTGGCTGGAAGCCGCGGGCCCCGGCCGGCACTGA
- the murA gene encoding UDP-N-acetylglucosamine 1-carboxyvinyltransferase, whose amino-acid sequence MDLIRVHGGVRLAGDVAVVGAKNSALKLMAAALLAEGRTVLRNVPRITDVAIMAEVLRRLGCAVDLTTVDDKSCLVTIDAPAELGVEADYDLVRRLRASICVLGPLLARRGHVRVAHPGGDEIGSRGLDMHVSGLARMGATISNEHGYVIARADRLRGAMIWLDFPSVGATENLLTAAVLARGSTQIDNAAREPEIVDLCAMLTAMGAKIDGAGTATLVIEGVEALSPVTHHTIGDRIVAGTWAFGAAMTQGDVTVRGIDPAFLELALDKLGQAGAEVTGVADGFRVAMSGRPRAVDIRTLPFPGFATDLLPMAMGLAAVSEGASLITENIFDGRFMFVNEMSRLGADIRTDGHHAVVRGRERLSGAPVRATDIRAGAGLVLAGLCAEGVTEVGQSHHIDRGYPGFLRDLRGLGVTVERGVAPEEPEFDI is encoded by the coding sequence GTGGATCTGATCAGAGTGCACGGCGGGGTCCGGCTGGCAGGCGACGTGGCGGTGGTCGGCGCGAAGAACTCGGCCCTGAAACTGATGGCCGCGGCCCTGCTCGCCGAGGGTCGTACCGTGTTGCGCAACGTCCCCCGGATCACCGACGTCGCGATCATGGCCGAGGTGCTCCGCCGGCTCGGCTGTGCCGTGGACCTGACGACCGTCGACGACAAGTCCTGCCTCGTCACGATCGACGCTCCGGCCGAGCTGGGCGTCGAGGCCGACTACGACCTGGTCCGCCGGCTACGGGCCTCCATCTGCGTCCTGGGCCCCCTGCTGGCCCGCCGGGGGCACGTCAGGGTGGCGCACCCGGGCGGTGACGAGATCGGCTCGCGCGGGCTCGACATGCACGTGTCCGGGCTGGCCCGGATGGGCGCGACGATCTCCAACGAGCACGGTTACGTGATCGCCCGGGCGGACCGGCTGCGGGGCGCGATGATCTGGCTGGACTTCCCGAGCGTCGGGGCCACGGAGAACCTGCTGACGGCCGCCGTGCTCGCCCGGGGTTCCACCCAGATCGACAACGCCGCGCGCGAGCCGGAGATCGTGGACCTGTGCGCGATGCTCACCGCGATGGGCGCCAAGATCGACGGCGCCGGTACCGCGACGCTGGTCATCGAGGGCGTGGAGGCCCTGTCCCCGGTCACCCACCACACGATCGGGGACCGGATCGTGGCCGGCACCTGGGCGTTCGGGGCGGCGATGACCCAGGGCGACGTCACGGTGCGCGGGATCGACCCGGCGTTCCTGGAGCTGGCACTCGACAAGCTCGGCCAGGCCGGCGCGGAGGTCACCGGGGTCGCCGACGGCTTCCGGGTCGCGATGTCCGGCCGGCCGCGGGCGGTGGACATCCGTACCCTGCCGTTCCCGGGTTTCGCCACCGACCTGCTGCCGATGGCGATGGGTCTGGCGGCGGTCAGCGAAGGGGCGTCCCTGATCACGGAGAACATCTTCGACGGCCGGTTCATGTTCGTGAACGAGATGTCCCGGCTCGGCGCGGACATCCGCACCGACGGCCACCACGCGGTCGTCCGGGGCCGGGAACGGTTGTCGGGCGCGCCGGTGCGGGCCACGGACATCCGGGCCGGTGCCGGTCTGGTCCTGGCCGGGCTGTGCGCCGAGGGGGTCACGGAGGTCGGCCAGTCCCACCACATCGACCGGGGCTACCCGGGCTTCCTCCGCGACCTGCGCGGCCTGGGCGTGACCGTGGAACGCGGTGTCGCCCCGGAGGAGCCGGAGTTCGACATCTGA
- a CDS encoding endolytic transglycosylase MltG: MPNEQDDWSRRVEGWERADDAAESRTGVVKVVAWTLGVALVLVCGVVMLLGRKPGPLFDPADYPGPGTGEAVVRVHDRQPLNEIAQILKDADVVKSARAFLEVAGTDIAPGTYTLRRQMRARDAYNLMRGQTPARDTPNPSRSTTA; this comes from the coding sequence GTGCCGAACGAACAGGACGACTGGTCCCGGCGGGTGGAGGGCTGGGAGCGGGCCGACGACGCCGCGGAGTCCCGGACCGGGGTGGTCAAGGTGGTCGCCTGGACCCTCGGGGTGGCGCTCGTGCTGGTCTGCGGCGTGGTGATGCTGCTCGGCCGGAAGCCTGGCCCGCTGTTCGACCCGGCGGACTATCCGGGTCCGGGGACGGGGGAGGCGGTCGTCAGGGTGCATGACCGGCAGCCCCTCAACGAGATCGCGCAGATCCTCAAGGACGCCGACGTGGTGAAGAGCGCGCGGGCGTTCCTGGAGGTGGCCGGCACCGACATCGCCCCGGGCACGTACACGCTCCGGCGGCAGATGCGGGCCCGGGACGCCTACAACCTGATGCGGGGGCAGACGCCGGCCCGCGACACGCCGAACCCGTCGAGGTCGACGACGGCGTAG
- a CDS encoding MFS transporter, whose protein sequence is MQKGSLSLFRRRGFALLWTSGLISFTGDWLLMVALPIYVLKLTGSPAAMAGSVVASVTARLLFGTVAGVFVDRWDRKTVMIVGNLLQAAAMVPLTLVHNARAVPIVYCVVFLQGVIGQFTQPAEGAMLPRLVDSGDLTAANAMNALNNNLARLVGPALGGLSAAYLGLGGSALINGASFLVAAALVAAIPGRHRADAVVDSATGAPEERHFGREFTGGLALIRRSRVLSVLLLVLTIGAIGEGIMMSTFAIFVDVGLHGGAQEFGWLMSSQAVGGILGGLAGGWFAARWTPLRLLIVGLMVFGLVDLAIFTLPRFTPSMAPQIGLWVLVGVPAAVAMAALMTIIQQETPDAFMGRVFAVIGVLMAAGSLVGAGLAGAFTDRLGVVNILTVQAFSWFLAGVLVAVILWGHVRQPAERPDAESPAPVGEPAEAA, encoded by the coding sequence ATGCAAAAGGGTTCCCTCTCCCTGTTCCGGCGGCGCGGCTTCGCCCTGCTCTGGACCTCCGGGCTGATCTCGTTCACCGGCGACTGGCTGCTCATGGTCGCGCTGCCGATCTACGTGCTCAAGCTGACCGGTTCCCCGGCCGCGATGGCCGGCTCGGTGGTGGCGAGCGTGACGGCCCGGCTCCTGTTCGGCACGGTCGCCGGGGTGTTCGTGGACCGCTGGGACCGCAAGACCGTCATGATCGTGGGCAACCTGCTCCAGGCGGCGGCCATGGTCCCGCTGACCCTGGTGCACAACGCCAGGGCGGTGCCGATCGTGTACTGCGTCGTCTTCCTCCAGGGCGTCATCGGCCAGTTCACCCAGCCCGCCGAGGGGGCGATGCTCCCCCGCCTCGTGGACTCCGGCGACCTGACGGCGGCCAACGCGATGAACGCGCTCAACAACAACCTCGCCCGCCTGGTCGGTCCGGCGCTCGGCGGCCTGTCGGCGGCCTACCTGGGCCTGGGCGGCTCGGCCCTGATCAACGGAGCCTCGTTCCTGGTCGCCGCCGCCCTGGTCGCCGCCATCCCTGGCCGGCACCGCGCGGACGCCGTCGTCGACAGCGCGACCGGCGCGCCCGAGGAACGGCACTTCGGCCGGGAGTTCACCGGCGGACTCGCCCTGATCCGCCGCAGCCGGGTACTCAGCGTCCTGCTCCTCGTGCTCACCATCGGCGCGATCGGCGAGGGCATCATGATGTCGACGTTCGCCATCTTCGTCGACGTGGGCCTGCACGGCGGGGCCCAGGAGTTCGGCTGGCTGATGTCCTCTCAGGCGGTCGGCGGCATCCTCGGCGGGTTGGCCGGCGGCTGGTTCGCCGCGCGCTGGACACCGCTGCGGCTCCTGATCGTCGGCCTGATGGTCTTCGGCCTGGTCGACCTGGCGATCTTCACCCTGCCCCGGTTCACCCCGTCGATGGCGCCGCAGATCGGCCTGTGGGTACTGGTCGGCGTGCCGGCGGCCGTGGCGATGGCGGCCCTGATGACGATCATCCAGCAGGAGACGCCCGACGCGTTCATGGGCCGGGTGTTCGCGGTGATCGGGGTGCTGATGGCCGCGGGGTCGCTCGTCGGGGCCGGCCTGGCCGGGGCGTTCACCGACCGGCTCGGCGTGGTGAACATCCTGACGGTGCAGGCGTTCAGCTGGTTCCTCGCCGGGGTGCTCGTCGCCGTCATCCTCTGGGGGCACGTGCGGCAACCGGCGGAGCGGCCCGACGCCGAGTCCCCGGCCCCGGTCGGGGAACCGGCGGAAGCCGCCTGA
- a CDS encoding ABC transporter permease, which yields MNPVAMALTDGWVVAKRNLIKFRRIPDLVIFSTIQPIMFVLLFAYVFGGAIKIEGVNYKEYLMAGIFTQTVAFGAAITAIGLAEDLQKGTIDRFRSLPMSRAAVLIGRTTSDLLNNVFVVLVMSLCGLIVGWRIHDGFLRAIAGFAILFGFGYAMSWVSALIGLSVKSVEVAQSAGFIWMFPLTFLSNAFIPTGSLPKVLQYVADWNPISSIVLALRALWGNTGLKRPPGYPGEHPVLLAVGWILLILVVFVPLSIRKYRQSASR from the coding sequence GTGAACCCCGTGGCCATGGCGCTCACCGACGGCTGGGTCGTCGCGAAACGCAACCTGATCAAGTTCCGCCGGATCCCGGACCTGGTGATCTTCTCCACGATCCAGCCGATCATGTTCGTGCTGCTGTTCGCGTACGTGTTCGGCGGCGCGATCAAGATCGAGGGGGTGAACTACAAGGAGTACCTGATGGCCGGCATCTTCACCCAGACCGTCGCCTTCGGGGCCGCCATCACCGCGATCGGGCTGGCGGAGGACCTGCAGAAGGGCACCATCGACCGGTTCCGGTCCCTGCCGATGTCCCGGGCTGCCGTGCTGATCGGCCGAACCACGTCCGACCTGCTCAACAACGTGTTCGTGGTACTGGTGATGAGCCTCTGCGGCCTGATCGTCGGCTGGCGGATCCACGACGGTTTCCTGCGCGCTATCGCCGGCTTCGCGATCCTGTTCGGCTTCGGCTACGCCATGAGCTGGGTGTCCGCGCTGATCGGCCTGTCGGTGAAGAGCGTCGAGGTGGCCCAGAGCGCCGGGTTCATCTGGATGTTCCCGCTGACGTTCCTGTCCAACGCGTTCATCCCGACCGGTTCGCTGCCGAAGGTGTTGCAGTACGTCGCCGACTGGAACCCGATCAGCTCGATCGTGCTCGCGCTGCGGGCGCTGTGGGGCAACACGGGCCTGAAACGGCCGCCAGGCTATCCCGGGGAGCACCCGGTGCTGCTCGCCGTGGGCTGGATCCTGCTGATCCTGGTGGTGTTCGTGCCGCTGTCGATCCGCAAATACCGCCAGTCGGCGTCGCGGTAA
- a CDS encoding 3-hydroxyacyl-CoA dehydrogenase family protein, whose protein sequence is MAGRLAVIGAGLMGSGIAQVAAQAGWQVTLRDLTDQATARGLAGIEASLTKFAAKGKISESDAHAAIGRISTTTELGDAADADIVIEAVFEQLEVKQEIFRALDKICKPGAVLATNTSAIPITQIAAVTERPEWVVGTHFFSPVPMMKLCELVRGYKTSDEALATARAFAEEIGKTCIVVNRDIAGFVTTRLITALVMEAVKLVETGVVSAEDLDTACKLGFGHAMGPLATTDLTGVDILTNATKNIYAETNDPKFFPPELLLRMIAAGDLGRKTGKGFYEYE, encoded by the coding sequence ATGGCGGGGCGACTCGCGGTGATCGGTGCGGGCCTGATGGGTTCCGGCATCGCGCAGGTGGCGGCTCAGGCCGGCTGGCAGGTGACCCTCCGCGACCTCACCGACCAGGCGACGGCGCGCGGGCTGGCCGGGATCGAGGCCTCGCTGACGAAGTTCGCGGCCAAGGGCAAGATCTCCGAGTCCGACGCGCACGCCGCGATCGGCCGGATCTCCACGACGACGGAGCTCGGCGACGCCGCCGACGCCGACATCGTGATCGAGGCGGTGTTCGAGCAGCTCGAGGTCAAGCAGGAGATCTTCCGGGCACTGGACAAGATCTGCAAGCCGGGTGCGGTGCTGGCCACCAACACCTCGGCGATCCCGATCACCCAGATCGCCGCGGTCACCGAGCGCCCGGAGTGGGTGGTGGGGACGCACTTCTTCTCCCCGGTACCCATGATGAAGCTCTGCGAGTTGGTCAGGGGTTACAAGACCTCCGACGAGGCGCTGGCCACCGCGCGCGCCTTCGCCGAGGAGATCGGCAAGACCTGCATCGTGGTGAACCGCGACATCGCCGGCTTCGTCACCACCCGGCTGATCACCGCCCTGGTGATGGAGGCCGTGAAGCTGGTGGAGACCGGGGTCGTGTCCGCCGAGGACCTCGACACCGCCTGCAAGCTGGGCTTCGGGCACGCGATGGGCCCGCTGGCCACGACCGACCTGACCGGCGTGGACATCCTGACGAACGCCACGAAGAACATCTACGCCGAGACGAACGACCCGAAGTTCTTCCCGCCGGAGCTGCTGCTGCGCATGATCGCGGCGGGCGACCTGGGTCGCAAGACCGGCAAGGGCTTCTACGAGTACGAGTGA
- a CDS encoding ABC transporter ATP-binding protein has protein sequence MLVDAAIHVQDLRKTYKSTATAGESNRRGLGPRLAAVDGLDLTVLTGEIFALLGPNGAGKTTTVEILEGFRQRDAGQVSVLGVDPARPTAAWRARIGVVLQSTGEFEELTVEEVVRHFSGYYPNPDDPNKLIELVGLADKRRARARTLSGGQRRRLDVALGVIGRPELLFLDEPTTGFDPQARQEFWGLIRGLAETGTTIVLTTHYLEEAEALADRVGVISAGRLVAVDTPAALGDRANRPATVRWSTPDGPRSAETAEPTAFVTALAAELGGEIPRLTVTRPTLEDVYLEMIFERRLEAPFAERLSDQEGQA, from the coding sequence GTGCTCGTTGATGCCGCAATACATGTGCAAGATCTGCGAAAAACATATAAATCGACGGCGACCGCCGGTGAGTCGAACCGGCGCGGTCTCGGCCCCCGACTCGCCGCCGTCGACGGCCTCGACCTGACGGTCCTCACCGGCGAGATCTTCGCCCTTCTGGGGCCGAACGGCGCGGGGAAGACCACCACGGTCGAAATCCTCGAAGGGTTCCGGCAACGCGACGCCGGCCAGGTCAGCGTGCTCGGGGTCGACCCGGCCCGGCCGACCGCCGCGTGGCGGGCCCGGATCGGGGTGGTGTTGCAGAGCACCGGCGAGTTCGAGGAACTGACCGTCGAGGAGGTCGTCCGACACTTCTCCGGTTACTACCCGAACCCGGATGATCCAAACAAACTCATCGAACTCGTCGGGCTGGCGGACAAACGCCGGGCCCGGGCCCGCACCCTGTCGGGCGGCCAGCGCCGCCGGCTCGACGTGGCCCTCGGCGTCATCGGCCGGCCGGAGCTGCTTTTCCTGGACGAGCCGACCACGGGCTTCGACCCGCAGGCCCGGCAGGAGTTCTGGGGCCTGATCCGCGGCCTGGCCGAGACCGGTACGACCATCGTGCTGACCACGCACTACCTGGAGGAGGCCGAGGCCCTCGCCGACCGGGTGGGCGTGATCAGCGCCGGCCGGCTCGTGGCCGTGGACACCCCGGCGGCCCTCGGCGACCGCGCCAACCGGCCGGCGACCGTGCGGTGGAGCACCCCGGACGGGCCGCGCAGCGCGGAGACGGCCGAGCCGACGGCGTTCGTGACAGCGCTGGCCGCCGAGCTGGGCGGGGAGATCCCGCGGCTGACCGTGACCCGGCCGACGCTGGAAGACGTGTACCTGGAGATGATCTTCGAGCGAAGGCTCGAGGCGCCCTTTGCCGAGAGACTGAGCGACCAGGAAGGTCAAGCATGA
- a CDS encoding ABC transporter permease, whose translation MRVIVLGVRRGRLEIKQFLRSRESVVFTLAFPIVMVTIFSLIYPGSLASGVRYSQYIVTGMIAAGLLATGFQGLGMQIPMERDRGVLKRLAGTPMPKASYFIGKILMVLAIGAICTALLLAYAVLFIGVTLPTDPARWLTFAWVFVLGITGCTLLGIAASSLVSTGRGASAVVTPIALVFQFISGVYFVFTSLPGWMQQVAALFPLKWMCQGMRSVFLPESQAAFEPAGSWELGRVALVLAAWVVIGLALCMLTFRWTSRRDG comes from the coding sequence ATGAGGGTCATAGTCCTCGGGGTGCGCCGGGGCCGGCTGGAGATCAAGCAGTTCCTCCGCAGTCGCGAGTCCGTGGTGTTCACCCTCGCGTTCCCGATCGTCATGGTGACGATCTTCAGCCTGATCTACCCGGGGAGCCTCGCCTCCGGCGTCCGCTACAGCCAGTACATCGTGACCGGCATGATCGCCGCGGGGCTGCTGGCGACCGGGTTCCAGGGGCTCGGCATGCAGATCCCGATGGAACGCGACCGGGGCGTCCTGAAGCGGCTGGCCGGCACGCCGATGCCCAAGGCCTCGTACTTCATAGGCAAGATCCTGATGGTCCTCGCGATCGGCGCGATCTGCACCGCGCTGCTGCTGGCCTACGCGGTGCTGTTCATCGGCGTCACCCTGCCGACCGACCCCGCGAGGTGGCTGACCTTCGCCTGGGTCTTCGTCCTCGGCATCACCGGGTGCACCCTGCTGGGGATCGCCGCGTCGTCGCTGGTCAGCACGGGTCGCGGGGCATCGGCGGTGGTGACCCCGATCGCGCTGGTGTTCCAGTTCATCTCCGGGGTGTACTTCGTCTTCACCTCCCTGCCCGGCTGGATGCAGCAGGTCGCGGCGCTGTTCCCGCTGAAGTGGATGTGTCAGGGCATGCGGTCGGTGTTCCTGCCCGAGTCCCAGGCGGCGTTCGAACCGGCCGGCAGCTGGGAACTGGGCCGGGTGGCGCTGGTCCTGGCCGCGTGGGTCGTGATCGGCCTCGCCCTGTGCATGTTGACCTTCCGCTGGACCAGCCGACGGGACGGGTGA
- a CDS encoding VOC family protein — MIHHVELWVPSLAEANRSWGWLLGQLGYELFQDWPAGRSWKFGDTYIVFEQSPALTGTTHDRTTPGLNHLALHAGSPESLDRLVEAAPGHGWRKLFDYPYPGNGAAYLVDTQGYEVELVPSVDRDWSSTA; from the coding sequence GTGATCCACCACGTCGAGCTCTGGGTGCCCTCCCTCGCCGAGGCCAACCGGAGCTGGGGCTGGCTGCTCGGACAGCTCGGCTACGAGCTCTTCCAGGACTGGCCCGCCGGCCGGTCCTGGAAGTTCGGCGACACGTACATCGTGTTCGAGCAGTCCCCGGCGCTGACCGGGACCACCCACGACCGCACCACGCCCGGGCTCAACCACCTCGCCCTGCATGCCGGCAGCCCGGAATCCCTCGACCGGCTGGTCGAGGCCGCACCGGGCCACGGCTGGCGGAAGCTGTTCGACTACCCGTACCCGGGCAACGGCGCGGCCTATCTCGTCGACACCCAGGGCTACGAGGTGGAGCTCGTGCCGTCCGTCGACCGGGACTGGTCGAGCACCGCGTAG